In one window of Candidatus Kryptonium sp. DNA:
- a CDS encoding cysteine hydrolase — MIREIVFWDVDTQYDFMMKDGKLYVPNAEEIIPNLKKLYDYARMNKIQIMGSSDYHTLNDEEISDNPDYLNTFPPHCLQDTPGWERIEATKPLNPVYIDSHPYSKEEIEKLIQNHTGEIIFRKQKFDVFSNPNVDTVLEIINPKEIVVFGVALDVCDAYAIEGFLQRKKYKIYLVEDAVKAIYEDRGKKLIDKWKSEGVEVVKTNDIVDKNILLEKFVGEK, encoded by the coding sequence ATGATAAGAGAAATAGTTTTCTGGGATGTTGATACACAGTATGACTTTATGATGAAAGATGGAAAGCTCTATGTTCCTAATGCTGAAGAAATTATCCCAAATCTTAAAAAGCTTTATGATTACGCCAGGATGAACAAAATACAAATTATGGGCTCATCCGATTATCATACACTTAACGACGAAGAAATATCGGATAACCCCGATTATTTAAATACATTTCCACCGCATTGCTTGCAAGATACACCTGGCTGGGAAAGAATAGAAGCAACTAAGCCGTTGAATCCTGTTTACATTGACAGCCATCCTTATTCTAAAGAAGAGATTGAAAAATTAATTCAAAATCATACAGGTGAGATAATTTTTAGGAAGCAAAAATTTGATGTCTTTTCAAACCCAAATGTTGACACAGTTCTTGAAATTATAAACCCGAAAGAAATTGTCGTTTTCGGTGTCGCGCTTGATGTGTGCGACGCATATGCAATTGAAGGATTTTTACAGAGAAAGAAATACAAAATTTATTTAGTTGAAGATGCAGTTAAAGCCATTTACGAAGATCGCGGTAAAAAACTTATTGACAAATGGAAATCTGAAGGGGTTGAAGTCGTAAAAACCAATGACATCGTTGATAAAAACATACTTCTTGAGAAATTTGTCGGTGAAAAATAG
- the ftsY gene encoding signal recognition particle-docking protein FtsY: protein MGILDKIGLKKIKDGLAKTRNNLLEKLSNLFSTNKVIDENFLANLEEILITSDVGVDMTEKIISALRERTKKENVKETSELFNLLKEELKKILNTALSFESSEPFAIPDGKKPYVMMIVGVNGVGKTTTIGKLAYNYKSRGKKVLIGAADTFRAAANEQLEIWAERAGVDIIQQQKGADPGAVAFDTVKSALARNIDVVLIDTAGRLHTKTNLMEELKKIKRVIQKVIPDAPHEILLVIDATTGQNAIQQARQFSQAVGVTGLIITKLDGTAKGGVVFAIVNELKIPIRFIGVGEGIDELQPFDPDAFVDAILEK, encoded by the coding sequence ATGGGGATACTTGATAAAATCGGATTGAAAAAGATCAAAGATGGTTTAGCAAAGACAAGAAATAATTTACTTGAAAAACTCTCAAATCTATTCAGCACCAATAAAGTAATTGACGAAAACTTTCTTGCAAATCTTGAGGAAATTTTAATAACCTCCGATGTCGGGGTTGACATGACCGAAAAGATAATTTCCGCTTTGAGAGAGAGGACTAAAAAAGAAAATGTTAAGGAAACATCCGAGCTTTTCAATCTTTTGAAAGAAGAACTAAAGAAAATTTTAAATACCGCTCTTTCTTTTGAAAGTTCTGAACCATTTGCAATTCCCGATGGCAAAAAGCCATATGTGATGATGATCGTTGGAGTCAATGGCGTTGGTAAGACAACTACAATAGGAAAACTTGCTTACAATTATAAATCTCGCGGGAAGAAAGTTTTGATAGGTGCAGCTGACACATTTAGAGCAGCAGCAAATGAACAACTTGAGATATGGGCAGAAAGAGCAGGTGTTGATATAATTCAGCAGCAAAAAGGAGCAGATCCAGGTGCGGTTGCTTTTGACACAGTCAAGTCAGCGTTAGCAAGAAACATTGATGTTGTCTTAATTGATACCGCAGGACGACTTCACACGAAAACCAATTTAATGGAGGAGCTAAAAAAAATTAAAAGGGTCATCCAAAAAGTAATTCCCGACGCACCTCACGAGATTTTGCTTGTCATTGATGCCACAACTGGTCAAAATGCAATTCAACAAGCCAGACAATTTTCACAAGCTGTTGGGGTAACTGGATTAATTATAACCAAGCTTGATGGAACAGCAAAAGGTGGTGTTGTTTTCGCGATAGTTAATGAACTTAAAATCCCCATTAGATTTATAGGGGTTGGTGAAGGTATTGATGAACTTCAACCATTTGATCCTGACGCTTTCGTTGATGCAATTTTAGAAAAATAA
- the purF gene encoding amidophosphoribosyltransferase, with translation MCGIFGIYGHPQSALMTYYGLYALQHRGQESTGIVTCEKDELTNKVRFNFHKGLGLVADVFKDEKIITEYLKGTSAIGHNRYSTTGATNKANIQPFVVHYKNGNLAIAHNGNLTNTRYLRNKLQSEGTIFQSSTDTEIILHLIARSQKENQIDQIKDALNQVEGAYSLVILTDDKLIAIRDPYGFRPLALGVMPEGSYVVASETCAFDLIGAKYIRDVLPGEILVIDDEVISTGLPKSYWIDKKVEKTAFCIFEFVYFSRPDSKIFGENVDKVRRKLGKLLAHEHPAPQSSEDDKVIVINVPDSSNTATLGFASESNKLGNNVKIEIGLIRSHYVGRTFIQPQQNLREFKVKVKFNTVKGVLEGKRVVIVDDSIVRGTTSKALVRLIKEAGAKEVHFRVASPPIKYPCYYGMDFPDQDELIASRLNGDTEEIRKELGVETLGYLSVEKLLESAPKHLSFCIACFTGNYPTSVEEKPKKLEHELNIKEATERFD, from the coding sequence GTGTGTGGCATATTTGGAATTTATGGACATCCACAATCAGCACTTATGACTTATTACGGGCTTTATGCACTCCAACACCGAGGGCAAGAATCAACTGGGATCGTCACTTGTGAGAAAGATGAACTTACCAACAAGGTAAGGTTTAACTTTCATAAGGGACTTGGACTTGTTGCCGATGTTTTCAAGGATGAAAAAATAATCACTGAATATCTAAAAGGAACATCCGCAATCGGACACAATCGTTATTCAACAACTGGTGCAACAAACAAAGCAAACATTCAACCCTTTGTCGTTCATTACAAAAACGGCAACCTTGCAATAGCGCACAATGGAAACTTGACAAATACGAGATATTTGAGAAACAAATTACAATCTGAAGGAACAATTTTTCAATCCTCAACAGATACCGAAATAATCCTACATCTAATAGCACGAAGCCAAAAAGAAAATCAAATTGATCAGATAAAAGATGCATTGAACCAAGTAGAAGGCGCTTATTCACTTGTTATCCTAACAGACGATAAACTTATTGCGATTCGCGACCCTTATGGATTTAGACCACTTGCACTTGGAGTTATGCCTGAGGGAAGTTATGTTGTTGCCTCTGAAACTTGCGCCTTTGATCTAATTGGTGCAAAATATATAAGGGATGTCTTACCGGGTGAAATTCTTGTAATTGATGACGAAGTGATCTCAACGGGGCTACCAAAATCATATTGGATTGACAAAAAGGTTGAAAAAACTGCGTTTTGCATTTTTGAGTTTGTTTACTTTTCAAGACCTGATAGCAAAATTTTTGGCGAAAATGTTGATAAAGTAAGAAGAAAACTTGGAAAATTACTTGCACACGAACACCCAGCACCTCAATCAAGCGAAGATGACAAAGTGATTGTTATAAATGTCCCTGACTCAAGTAATACCGCAACTCTTGGATTCGCAAGCGAAAGCAATAAACTCGGAAACAATGTTAAAATTGAAATTGGACTTATAAGAAGTCATTATGTTGGTAGAACATTTATTCAACCACAGCAAAATCTCAGAGAATTTAAAGTCAAAGTAAAATTTAACACTGTTAAAGGAGTGCTTGAGGGCAAGCGTGTTGTGATAGTTGATGATTCAATTGTACGCGGGACCACATCAAAGGCTCTTGTAAGGTTAATTAAAGAAGCTGGAGCAAAGGAAGTTCACTTTAGAGTCGCTTCCCCACCGATAAAATATCCCTGCTACTATGGGATGGATTTTCCAGATCAAGATGAACTTATAGCATCAAGATTAAATGGAGATACTGAAGAAATAAGAAAAGAACTTGGAGTTGAAACCCTCGGATATTTATCTGTGGAAAAGCTCCTTGAATCTGCACCGAAACATTTAAGCTTTTGCATCGCTTGCTTTACTGGAAATTACCCAACATCAGTTGAAGAAAAACCTAAAAAACTTGAACATGAATTAAACATCAAAGAAGCAACAGAGAGATTTGATTAA
- a CDS encoding PHP domain-containing protein: MFEYAGVIHVHSTYSDGTGTIHEIAKAANELGLDFVMMTDHNTLKPKKDGYEGWYGDTMLIIGYELNDPNDKNHYLVFRVDEVLYPNNSAREYVRKVKELNGIGIIAHPDERRNSFEEYPPYPWNEWDLDDFTGIEIWNHMSEWIEGLTQQNKFKRFIHPLKSLKGPYPETLKRWDEIARRRRVVGIGGVDAHGHKYKIWQLFEVEVFPYKVMFRGIRTHVLLDEPIDKNRKENFELYKQKIFSAIENGRCFVTYAYFADPKGFRFFAEKNGEIYNMGDYIEIDEHPVKLKVVLPKESDIILLKNGEIVTKTYASELNYEVGETGAYRVEAYFGGKPWIFSNHIRIGNKGVI, translated from the coding sequence ATGTTTGAATATGCTGGCGTAATACATGTTCACTCTACCTATTCTGATGGAACCGGAACGATTCACGAAATAGCAAAAGCAGCAAATGAACTTGGACTTGACTTCGTAATGATGACCGATCATAACACCTTAAAACCTAAAAAAGACGGATACGAAGGCTGGTATGGCGATACAATGCTTATAATTGGATATGAGCTTAACGATCCAAATGATAAAAATCATTATCTTGTCTTCAGAGTTGACGAGGTTTTATATCCTAACAATTCAGCGAGAGAATATGTGCGAAAGGTAAAAGAACTTAATGGAATTGGAATCATCGCACATCCTGACGAAAGAAGAAATAGTTTTGAAGAATATCCACCATATCCATGGAACGAATGGGATCTTGATGATTTCACGGGAATTGAAATATGGAACCATATGTCGGAATGGATTGAAGGCTTGACACAACAAAATAAATTTAAAAGATTTATTCATCCGCTAAAATCATTAAAAGGTCCTTATCCTGAAACACTTAAACGCTGGGATGAAATAGCAAGGCGAAGGCGAGTCGTTGGAATCGGTGGCGTTGATGCACACGGACACAAATATAAAATTTGGCAACTTTTTGAAGTTGAAGTTTTCCCTTATAAAGTCATGTTCAGAGGAATAAGAACCCATGTTTTGCTTGATGAGCCGATTGATAAAAATAGGAAAGAAAATTTTGAACTTTACAAACAAAAAATTTTTTCAGCGATTGAAAATGGGCGATGCTTCGTCACATATGCATATTTTGCCGATCCAAAGGGATTTAGGTTTTTCGCAGAGAAAAACGGCGAAATCTACAATATGGGAGATTATATTGAAATAGACGAACACCCGGTAAAGTTAAAAGTAGTCCTTCCAAAAGAATCTGATATAATTCTTTTGAAAAATGGTGAGATAGTGACGAAAACATATGCAAGTGAATTGAATTACGAAGTTGGTGAAACGGGAGCTTACAGAGTTGAAGCATACTTTGGAGGAAAACCTTGGATTTTTTCAAATCATATAAGAATTGGAAATAAAGGAGTGATTTAA
- a CDS encoding NUDIX hydrolase has product MSEGKIVGNMKLKKRNVIYRGKVFNIIVDELEYRESGNHTIREVVEHPGGAVVLGVLPDWKIILIKQYRYPIDKFIYELPAGKLDFGEDPEACAVRELEEETGFKPEKIELLTYIYTTPGFCSEKLYIYLAENLQRKEQNLEEGEVLSVEFKTIDEAVDMILNGEIVDAKSIAGIMIGEKILKRRWAKK; this is encoded by the coding sequence ATGTCCGAGGGGAAAATCGTTGGAAATATGAAGCTTAAGAAAAGAAATGTAATATATCGTGGCAAAGTTTTTAATATAATCGTTGATGAGCTTGAATATCGCGAATCTGGAAATCATACCATTCGTGAAGTTGTTGAACATCCTGGAGGCGCTGTGGTTCTCGGTGTTCTTCCTGATTGGAAAATAATTTTAATTAAACAGTACAGATACCCGATTGATAAATTTATCTATGAATTACCAGCCGGAAAGCTTGACTTTGGCGAAGATCCAGAAGCTTGTGCAGTAAGAGAGCTTGAAGAAGAAACAGGTTTTAAACCTGAAAAAATTGAACTTTTAACCTATATATACACGACACCCGGATTTTGTAGCGAGAAGCTTTATATCTATCTTGCTGAAAACTTGCAAAGGAAAGAACAAAACCTTGAAGAAGGTGAGGTTTTGTCGGTTGAGTTTAAAACCATTGATGAGGCTGTGGATATGATTTTAAATGGCGAAATTGTTGACGCAAAGTCAATCGCCGGAATTATGATCGGAGAAAAAATTTTAAAACGGCGGTGGGCGAAGAAATAA
- a CDS encoding CDP-alcohol phosphatidyltransferase family protein, translating into MTKSILNISNLLSFSRFIILIPAIYFLTAESEVILFESYGLKLSLNRAISMFFMFLLYLSDLADGYFARKYNQITEFGKIIDPLADKICIGVIVLSLVQQGDLPAWYVGIVIGRDLLILTAGAYLSSRIKFVLPSNRTGKYTVTSIAIVIAFSMLKAKGLIMDLLILASVFMIFLSLYVYGKRFFESLKNVNSFRTLK; encoded by the coding sequence ATGACCAAATCTATTTTGAACATATCAAACCTCTTAAGTTTCAGCAGATTTATAATTTTGATACCAGCAATTTACTTTTTAACGGCCGAATCCGAGGTCATTCTTTTTGAATCATATGGACTTAAGCTTTCTCTTAATCGTGCAATATCTATGTTTTTTATGTTTCTGCTTTATTTAAGTGACTTAGCGGATGGTTATTTTGCAAGGAAATATAATCAAATCACAGAATTTGGCAAGATAATTGATCCACTTGCCGACAAAATTTGTATCGGTGTTATAGTTTTAAGTTTAGTTCAACAAGGAGATTTGCCAGCCTGGTATGTTGGAATAGTAATTGGGCGCGATTTATTAATTTTAACAGCTGGTGCTTATTTGAGTTCAAGAATAAAATTTGTTTTACCTTCAAACAGGACTGGGAAATATACCGTTACATCAATTGCTATTGTAATTGCCTTTTCAATGCTTAAGGCGAAAGGTTTGATAATGGATCTCTTGATTCTTGCGAGCGTATTTATGATCTTTCTTTCGCTGTATGTCTATGGCAAGAGATTTTTTGAGAGTTTAAAAAATGTTAACTCCTTTAGAACCTTAAAATAA
- a CDS encoding DNA photolyase family protein, which yields MKIDIIWFRRDLRIHDNPILSHAELPVMPIFIFDTNILSELPKDDRRVTFIFDKVIELKESLKKIGFDLAIFYGKPSDVFDYISKKYEIRKIFASGDNDSYARSRDKEIASKYNFVLVHDNFLLRPHEILNSKGETYKIFSHFERAVLDAVPTLANVKYLPEFKSKLVDFEYSNILKINNVVELLPLELESIGFERQELVFEGAVKSAEELLRRFERYINSYEEQRDYPALNATSLLSVHLRFGTISIREVFRWALTYDKSGKFISELIWREFFNYILYHHPEIEFDNFRKDVIASWENNEKKFELWKKGLTGIPLVDAGMRQLEMEGYMHNRVRMVVASFLTKNLHIDWRFGEKYFAMKLLDYEASSNVGNWQWNAGTGTDTKLRFFNPFLQSKKFDPSGEYIKKYVPELRHIKIEHLHDENFFLNEKIEGYPKPIVNLKESVARFKEIYKRQDVMRR from the coding sequence ATGAAAATTGATATAATTTGGTTCAGAAGGGATTTAAGAATTCACGATAACCCAATTCTCTCGCACGCAGAACTTCCGGTTATGCCTATCTTTATTTTTGATACAAACATACTTTCTGAACTACCGAAAGATGATAGAAGAGTGACTTTTATTTTTGACAAGGTCATTGAGTTAAAGGAAAGCTTAAAGAAAATAGGTTTTGACCTCGCAATTTTTTATGGGAAACCATCGGATGTTTTTGATTACATCTCCAAAAAATACGAAATAAGAAAAATCTTTGCTTCAGGCGACAACGATTCGTATGCGAGAAGCAGGGATAAAGAAATCGCGTCAAAATATAACTTTGTCTTAGTGCATGACAATTTCTTGCTTAGGCCTCACGAGATTTTAAACTCAAAAGGGGAAACTTACAAGATATTTTCACATTTTGAAAGAGCTGTTTTAGATGCCGTTCCAACTCTTGCGAATGTTAAGTATTTGCCTGAGTTTAAGTCAAAATTAGTTGATTTTGAATACTCAAACATTTTAAAGATCAACAATGTCGTTGAACTTCTACCTTTAGAGCTTGAAAGCATCGGTTTTGAGAGACAAGAATTGGTTTTTGAAGGTGCTGTTAAATCAGCAGAAGAATTGCTGAGAAGATTTGAAAGATACATAAATTCATATGAGGAACAAAGAGACTATCCAGCTTTAAATGCGACATCTTTGTTAAGTGTCCACTTAAGATTTGGAACGATATCAATAAGGGAAGTTTTTAGATGGGCTTTAACTTACGATAAAAGTGGAAAGTTTATTTCAGAGCTTATATGGCGTGAGTTTTTTAATTATATCTTGTACCATCATCCAGAGATTGAGTTTGATAACTTCCGTAAAGATGTTATTGCAAGTTGGGAAAATAACGAAAAAAAATTTGAATTATGGAAAAAAGGTTTAACAGGGATACCATTAGTTGATGCTGGAATGCGACAGCTTGAGATGGAAGGATATATGCATAATAGAGTAAGAATGGTTGTCGCAAGCTTTTTGACAAAAAATCTACATATTGATTGGCGATTTGGTGAGAAATACTTTGCAATGAAGTTGCTTGATTATGAAGCATCGTCAAATGTTGGAAATTGGCAGTGGAATGCAGGCACTGGAACAGATACAAAATTGAGGTTTTTTAATCCGTTTTTACAATCAAAAAAATTTGATCCGAGCGGTGAATATATCAAGAAATATGTCCCAGAACTAAGACATATCAAAATAGAGCATCTGCATGATGAAAATTTTTTCTTGAATGAGAAAATTGAGGGATATCCTAAACCAATAGTTAATTTAAAAGAGTCAGTTGCAAGGTTTAAGGAAATTTACAAAAGACAGGATGTAATGCGGAGATGA
- a CDS encoding DUF523 and DUF1722 domain-containing protein codes for MKPTVVISACLDGFAYRYNGASVNDDIVNRLKSLFNLIHVCPEFEIGLGVPRKTIKLHKIQNKIRAIQDETEIDLTPQLEDFSKKFLSNLGNVHGFILKAKSPSCGVGSAKVYLNNNPYGKTYGIFANAVRENFPHIPLIDEGRLRDKNLMWEFLSKVFMLYRFENAKFNINSLIEFHSRHKYLFMSISQKHLKSLGRIIAEHKSGHFSQILENYEVVFKDMMRLTFRKTNIINTIIHIFGHISENLSRNEKANFLKAVDRFKNEKIELATILEMLKLYALRFEDNYLLGQYFLEPFPEF; via the coding sequence ATGAAACCAACAGTAGTTATAAGCGCTTGTCTTGATGGATTCGCTTATAGATATAATGGGGCTTCCGTCAACGATGATATTGTCAACAGGTTGAAATCTTTATTTAATTTGATCCATGTTTGTCCAGAGTTTGAAATAGGACTTGGGGTTCCAAGGAAAACAATAAAACTTCATAAGATTCAAAACAAGATAAGGGCTATTCAGGATGAAACTGAGATTGACTTGACACCTCAACTTGAAGATTTTTCAAAAAAATTTTTGAGCAATCTTGGAAATGTGCATGGTTTTATTTTAAAAGCGAAATCACCAAGCTGTGGGGTTGGTAGTGCAAAAGTTTATTTAAACAATAATCCATATGGAAAAACTTATGGGATTTTCGCAAATGCTGTAAGAGAAAACTTTCCTCATATACCTTTAATTGATGAAGGTAGGTTGCGAGATAAAAATCTAATGTGGGAATTTTTGAGCAAAGTTTTTATGCTTTACCGATTTGAAAATGCAAAATTTAATATAAATTCTTTAATTGAATTTCACAGCCGACATAAATATTTGTTCATGAGCATTTCGCAGAAACATCTTAAGAGTTTAGGACGAATAATTGCTGAACATAAATCTGGTCATTTCAGCCAAATACTTGAAAATTATGAGGTCGTTTTCAAAGATATGATGCGACTTACTTTTAGAAAAACGAACATAATCAATACGATAATACATATCTTTGGACATATTTCCGAGAATCTCTCAAGAAATGAGAAGGCGAATTTTTTAAAAGCGGTGGATAGGTTTAAGAATGAAAAAATTGAATTAGCAACTATACTTGAGATGCTTAAGCTTTACGCTTTAAGATTTGAGGATAATTATCTGCTTGGTCAGTATTTTTTAGAGCCATTCCCCGAATTTTAA
- a CDS encoding short-chain dehydrogenase has product MDIKGKSVLVLGGWGLVGSAVTRRIVQEKPRNVIVASLKQWEAEEAVEKLRSEFPEFDKNFFIPWWGNIFVRDEFKDMSREEILSNPEYRRILIDDILGELTDETLKQSALYKLLNRFAPEIVIDCINTATAIAYQDIFTIALEVLHSIDRLKASNGKKEQDNLIELTERLLATLYVPQLIRHVQILYRSMQEVGTKIYVKIGTSGTGGMGLNIPYTHSEERPSKVLLSKSAVAGAHTLLLFLMGRTPDAPITKEIKPTAAIAWKKIGFGEIKRFGKPIELIDCPPDKAFKLNGKLELKIAEDNFEKLNETLKSVFIDTGENGLFSRAEFETLSTPGQMEYVTPEEIAETVIFEIKGGNTGHDIINALDHATLEPTYRAGFLTETALKRMRELEKQHGTESIAFELLGPPRLSKLLYEAHLLKLAFDSMENVIKQDPKVMSQKCAEIIKSNKKLRSQIISIGIPILMPDGETLIRGNEIKIPPYRGENTVEITRERINQWAYDGWVDLRVENMETWKRRFQQIIKETESIPEEDTSSRFVRTKEYWEDFKTINEGKLAGWILDREEHGMRMKS; this is encoded by the coding sequence ATGGACATTAAAGGAAAATCAGTTCTTGTTCTCGGCGGTTGGGGGCTTGTCGGCTCTGCTGTCACCCGTCGCATAGTTCAAGAAAAACCAAGAAATGTAATTGTTGCTTCCCTCAAACAGTGGGAAGCTGAAGAAGCAGTTGAAAAATTAAGAAGCGAATTTCCAGAATTTGACAAAAACTTCTTCATACCATGGTGGGGCAATATCTTTGTAAGAGATGAATTCAAAGACATGAGCAGAGAGGAAATTTTATCAAATCCTGAATATAGGAGAATTCTCATTGACGACATCCTCGGAGAATTAACCGACGAAACATTAAAACAATCAGCTCTTTACAAGCTCCTTAATAGATTTGCCCCAGAAATTGTGATTGACTGCATCAACACAGCAACTGCGATCGCTTATCAAGATATCTTTACAATAGCTCTTGAAGTTCTGCATTCAATTGACAGATTAAAAGCCAGCAACGGGAAAAAAGAACAAGATAATTTAATTGAACTTACAGAGAGATTACTTGCTACACTTTATGTGCCACAGTTGATAAGACATGTGCAAATACTTTACCGATCAATGCAAGAAGTTGGAACTAAAATTTATGTTAAGATCGGAACAAGCGGAACTGGAGGAATGGGATTGAATATTCCATATACTCACAGCGAAGAAAGACCTTCTAAAGTCCTTCTCAGCAAATCAGCTGTAGCTGGCGCGCACACACTTCTTCTGTTCCTAATGGGGAGAACACCCGATGCACCCATAACGAAGGAAATTAAACCAACCGCAGCGATAGCTTGGAAAAAAATTGGATTTGGAGAAATCAAAAGATTTGGAAAACCTATTGAGTTAATTGATTGTCCCCCAGATAAAGCATTTAAGTTGAACGGAAAGCTTGAATTAAAAATAGCGGAAGATAATTTTGAAAAGTTGAATGAAACTTTGAAATCGGTGTTTATTGATACAGGCGAAAACGGACTTTTCTCACGCGCTGAATTTGAAACACTTTCAACCCCAGGTCAAATGGAATATGTCACTCCTGAAGAAATTGCTGAAACAGTTATTTTTGAAATAAAAGGTGGAAACACAGGACATGACATAATCAATGCTCTTGATCATGCAACCCTTGAACCAACTTATAGAGCCGGATTTTTAACAGAAACAGCTTTAAAAAGAATGAGAGAACTTGAAAAACAACACGGTACTGAAAGCATCGCTTTTGAATTGCTTGGGCCACCGAGATTGTCCAAACTTCTTTATGAGGCGCACCTACTTAAATTAGCATTTGATAGCATGGAAAATGTGATAAAGCAAGATCCGAAAGTAATGAGTCAAAAATGCGCGGAAATCATCAAATCAAACAAAAAACTAAGATCGCAAATCATTTCAATTGGAATTCCAATCCTTATGCCAGATGGCGAAACGCTTATACGCGGAAATGAGATAAAAATACCTCCATATCGTGGAGAAAACACTGTTGAGATAACTCGTGAAAGAATCAACCAATGGGCTTATGATGGATGGGTTGATTTGAGAGTTGAAAATATGGAAACTTGGAAGAGAAGGTTTCAGCAGATAATAAAAGAAACTGAATCAATCCCAGAAGAAGACACAAGCTCACGATTTGTCCGAACAAAAGAATATTGGGAAGATTTCAAAACAATTAACGAAGGAAAACTCGCTGGCTGGATACTTGACCGCGAAGAGCACGGAATGAGAATGAAGTCCTAA
- the pyrE gene encoding orotate phosphoribosyltransferase — translation MSADEVLKIFKEVGALLEGHFLLTSGLHSSKYFQCAKVLQYPEYAELLCRQIARHFYTSEVELVVSPAVGGIIVGYEVARQLEARNIFAERESGIMKLRRGFGIKQGERVLVCEDVVTTGGSVFEVIELVKNSGGKLIGVGCIVDRSGGKIDFGVRFVSVIKLEVPVFKPEECPLCKEGIEIEKPGSRGIY, via the coding sequence ATCTCAGCTGATGAAGTTTTAAAAATTTTCAAGGAAGTGGGGGCTCTTCTTGAAGGTCATTTTCTTCTTACTTCTGGTCTGCATAGTTCCAAATATTTTCAATGTGCAAAGGTATTGCAATATCCTGAATATGCAGAGCTTTTGTGTCGTCAGATAGCAAGACATTTTTATACAAGTGAGGTTGAACTCGTGGTTTCTCCCGCAGTTGGTGGCATAATTGTTGGCTATGAAGTTGCCAGACAACTTGAAGCGAGAAATATATTTGCTGAAAGAGAAAGTGGAATTATGAAATTGAGGCGCGGTTTTGGAATAAAACAAGGTGAGAGGGTTTTAGTTTGTGAGGATGTTGTAACAACAGGAGGAAGTGTTTTTGAGGTCATAGAACTGGTGAAAAATTCTGGGGGAAAATTAATAGGAGTTGGATGTATAGTTGATAGAAGCGGAGGAAAAATTGATTTTGGAGTGAGGTTTGTTTCGGTTATCAAACTTGAGGTTCCTGTTTTTAAACCTGAAGAATGTCCATTATGCAAAGAAGGAATTGAAATAGAAAAACCCGGGAGCAGGGGAATTTACTAA